A genome region from Chloroherpetonaceae bacterium includes the following:
- a CDS encoding small ribosomal subunit Rsm22 family protein, producing MRECFLEGRAGEQDYWSTRRLLELYDQTFAQRIAWKWQYVLAELMRLGWKLPDAPLLDWGCGTGIAARVVLRTFSIPQPKLWLYDRSPLAVEVATNKIRQEYPNVSILPFEAHKSYQGTVLLSHIITELSEEAQQALLTKLREATAVLWVESGDYRASRKLIDVRESLRAAFQVVAPCTHQSKCGLLAEKNKVHWCHHFAKPPAEAFTDERWAVFKQKLGIDLSDLPLSYLVLDKRSLSLPASGVSRMIGRVRLYKGYALLLVCSADGVAEYRLQERELKEAYRQIKKGKLDTLLRLSVAEGEIRALQAISK from the coding sequence TTGCGCGAGTGCTTCTTAGAAGGCAGAGCGGGTGAGCAAGATTACTGGTCAACTCGGCGTCTGCTGGAGCTGTATGACCAAACCTTTGCGCAGCGCATAGCTTGGAAGTGGCAGTATGTGTTAGCAGAGCTAATGCGGCTGGGCTGGAAGTTACCAGATGCGCCGCTTCTCGATTGGGGGTGTGGCACAGGTATCGCCGCACGGGTGGTGTTGCGCACCTTCAGCATACCTCAACCGAAGCTATGGCTGTATGACCGTTCCCCACTTGCAGTAGAAGTCGCAACCAACAAAATCCGCCAAGAATATCCCAATGTGTCGATTCTACCGTTTGAAGCCCATAAGTCATATCAAGGCACCGTATTGCTCAGCCACATCATCACGGAGCTAAGTGAAGAGGCGCAGCAAGCACTGCTAACGAAGTTGCGTGAGGCGACTGCGGTGCTTTGGGTGGAGTCAGGAGATTATCGCGCCAGCCGCAAGTTGATTGATGTGCGGGAATCTTTGCGAGCAGCATTTCAAGTCGTAGCGCCCTGTACGCATCAAAGCAAGTGCGGCTTGCTTGCAGAGAAAAACAAGGTGCATTGGTGTCATCATTTTGCAAAGCCGCCAGCCGAAGCCTTTACCGATGAGCGCTGGGCTGTGTTCAAACAGAAGTTAGGCATTGACTTATCTGATTTACCGCTGTCTTATCTGGTGTTGGATAAGCGCTCACTTTCACTACCAGCATCAGGGGTTTCTCGCATGATTGGCAGAGTGCGGCTCTACAAGGGGTATGCCTTACTCCTCGTGTGCTCAGCCGACGGTGTAGCAGAGTATCGTTTGCAGGAACGAGAGTTGAAAGAAGCCTATCGGCAAATTAAGAAAGGGAAACTGGATACGCTGCTAAGGCTCAGCGTGGCAGAAGGCGAAATTAGGGCATTGCAAGCGATTTCAAAGTAA
- a CDS encoding shikimate kinase, with protein sequence MQKKPNLIFLTGFSTAGKSTIGPILANSLGYDFVDIDKAIVEKEKKSVVEIFREKGEAYFRQLEYELLQRYAQAENLVVALGGGTLENDKSFDIVKDSGTIIYLKSEIETLTKRLANKDDRPLMKAENGERLSPEELRRRVEQLLLNREDRYQSHSVISISTDQYPIGKTVELLTRQIERYLKEQARLAEE encoded by the coding sequence ATGCAGAAGAAGCCAAACCTTATTTTTCTGACCGGATTTAGCACGGCAGGAAAATCGACGATTGGGCCGATTCTGGCTAACTCGCTAGGCTACGACTTTGTTGATATTGACAAAGCCATCGTGGAGAAAGAAAAAAAGTCAGTGGTAGAGATTTTTCGAGAAAAAGGAGAGGCTTACTTTCGGCAGTTAGAGTATGAGCTTTTGCAGCGCTATGCACAAGCTGAAAACCTTGTGGTGGCGTTAGGGGGTGGCACGCTGGAGAATGACAAGAGCTTTGACATCGTCAAAGATTCTGGCACGATTATCTACTTAAAGTCCGAAATTGAGACGCTCACTAAACGACTGGCTAACAAAGACGATAGACCCCTGATGAAAGCTGAAAATGGAGAGCGGCTCTCACCAGAGGAGTTGCGTCGGCGTGTAGAGCAGCTTTTGCTAAATCGGGAAGACCGCTACCAAAGTCACTCTGTTATCTCCATTTCAACCGACCAGTATCCAATCGGGAAGACTGTCGAGCTACTGACGCGTCAGATTGAGCGGTATCTGAAAGAGCAAGCACGCCTTGCAGAGGAGTGA
- the aroB gene encoding 3-dehydroquinate synthase, whose protein sequence is MSEVLISHRLASDLADICNKHQSAKRLVLCIDQHVDTYFGTPLCLELRKENFVVHKTLVPASERSKSLAMANRLYGEWVRAGVDRTYTVVAVGGGVVGDLAGFVAASYMRGLPLVHIPTTLLAMVDSAIGGKVAINHPAGKNLIGFFYEASATLIDPAFLRTLPPREIFSGLAEVLKYALIGDRTFFSFLEEQFEAIVAQRPPLVEAIKRCVAMKQRIVKLDFRETTGLRARLNFGHTFAHALEKLAHYRFLRHGEAVLFGMLCASALSMQLGLLAENEAKRIVQIAKRFNVKRTVAERYFLERSEKEIEQAMQSDKKKANGVLRFVLLRQIGEAFLSESPVQSHILQRAIKEAKQWWKER, encoded by the coding sequence ATGAGTGAAGTGCTTATCTCACATCGTCTAGCCAGTGACTTGGCAGATATTTGCAATAAGCATCAGAGTGCCAAGCGGCTGGTGTTGTGTATTGACCAGCATGTTGATACTTACTTTGGCACACCCCTCTGTTTAGAGCTGCGCAAGGAAAATTTTGTGGTGCACAAAACGCTGGTGCCAGCCAGTGAGCGCAGCAAGTCTCTGGCCATGGCAAATCGGCTGTATGGCGAGTGGGTGCGTGCAGGGGTAGATAGAACCTACACGGTTGTGGCGGTGGGTGGCGGTGTCGTGGGCGACCTTGCAGGGTTTGTCGCAGCCAGCTACATGCGCGGCTTACCGCTGGTGCATATTCCTACGACGCTCTTGGCAATGGTTGACTCAGCCATTGGCGGCAAAGTTGCAATTAATCACCCAGCAGGAAAAAATCTGATTGGATTTTTCTACGAAGCCAGTGCAACGCTCATTGACCCAGCTTTTTTGCGCACGCTCCCACCGCGCGAGATATTTTCAGGGCTGGCAGAAGTGCTAAAGTATGCCCTCATCGGTGATAGGACATTCTTCAGCTTTTTGGAGGAGCAGTTTGAAGCCATTGTGGCACAGCGTCCGCCTTTAGTGGAAGCCATCAAGCGCTGCGTAGCAATGAAACAGCGTATTGTAAAGCTGGATTTTAGAGAAACCACTGGACTGCGTGCAAGACTAAATTTCGGGCATACTTTCGCGCACGCTTTGGAAAAGCTGGCGCACTACAGATTTTTGCGACACGGTGAAGCGGTGCTCTTTGGAATGCTCTGTGCATCGGCATTATCAATGCAGTTGGGGCTGCTGGCAGAAAACGAAGCAAAGCGAATTGTTCAAATCGCTAAGCGCTTCAATGTCAAGCGCACCGTGGCAGAGCGATATTTTCTTGAGCGCAGTGAAAAGGAAATTGAGCAAGCGATGCAGAGCGACAAGAAAAAAGCAAATGGCGTGCTACGCTTTGTATTGCTACGGCAAATCGGGGAAGCCTTTCTCTCAGAAAGCCCTGTGCAATCACACATCTTGCAGCGTGCCATCAAGGAGGCGAAACAATGGTGGAAGGAAAGGTAA
- a CDS encoding acyl-CoA dehydrogenase family protein yields the protein MRFAFSEEQLMIQQTARDFARTEITDAIARDETSEFPYEIAMKLGELGFLGMLAPTEYDGAGMDTLSYVLAMEEISKADASVGVIMSVNNSLICWALSEYGTPEQKEKYLRPLAKGQKDGKLYIGAFCLSEPNAGSDATAQSTTAVRDGNFWVLNGTKNWITNGTTAELYLVFAMTDKSKGAHGISAFLVERNTPGFEILKKEKKLGIRSSDTCSLGFTDCRIPLENLLGVEGEGFKIAMKTLDGGRIGIAAQALGIAAASLERSLKYAKERKSFGKLLIEHQAIQMKLADMATELEAARMLTYEAAWRKDQHLPHSQHSAMAKLYASKVAVKAALEAVQIHGGYGYVQEYEVERYLRDAKITEIYEGTSEVQRIVIARSLLRAA from the coding sequence ATGAGATTTGCCTTTTCTGAAGAACAGCTGATGATTCAGCAAACTGCGCGAGATTTTGCGCGCACTGAAATTACCGACGCCATAGCGCGCGATGAGACGTCTGAGTTTCCCTACGAGATTGCAATGAAGTTAGGTGAGTTAGGTTTTCTGGGTATGCTTGCCCCAACGGAATACGATGGCGCTGGAATGGATACGCTCAGCTATGTGCTGGCGATGGAAGAAATTTCCAAAGCGGATGCGTCCGTCGGAGTCATTATGTCGGTCAATAATTCGCTCATCTGTTGGGCACTTAGCGAGTATGGCACGCCTGAGCAAAAGGAAAAGTATCTGCGCCCGCTTGCCAAAGGTCAGAAAGATGGCAAGCTCTACATTGGCGCATTTTGTCTCTCTGAGCCAAATGCTGGCTCGGACGCCACAGCCCAGAGCACAACAGCCGTGCGAGATGGCAACTTCTGGGTGCTCAATGGCACGAAGAACTGGATTACGAATGGCACAACGGCTGAGCTGTATCTTGTATTTGCCATGACAGACAAATCCAAAGGCGCGCACGGTATTTCGGCTTTCCTTGTTGAGCGCAATACACCCGGCTTTGAAATCTTAAAGAAGGAAAAAAAGCTTGGCATCCGCTCCTCCGACACGTGCTCGCTTGGCTTTACGGATTGCCGTATTCCGCTGGAGAACTTGCTCGGCGTTGAAGGCGAAGGTTTCAAGATAGCGATGAAGACGCTGGACGGCGGACGCATTGGCATTGCGGCACAGGCTTTGGGCATTGCAGCTGCCTCGCTGGAGCGCTCTCTCAAATACGCCAAAGAGCGCAAGTCATTCGGTAAATTGCTCATTGAGCATCAAGCGATTCAGATGAAGTTGGCAGATATGGCTACTGAACTTGAAGCCGCCCGAATGCTTACCTACGAAGCCGCTTGGCGCAAAGACCAACACTTGCCCCATTCACAGCACTCTGCGATGGCAAAGCTCTATGCCTCAAAAGTTGCGGTGAAAGCGGCACTGGAAGCGGTTCAGATTCATGGCGGATATGGTTATGTGCAGGAGTATGAAGTTGAACGCTACCTACGCGATGCCAAAATCACAGAGATTTACGAGGGCACTTCCGAAGTGCAGCGCATTGTGATTGCGCGCTCGCTCTTGCGCGCCGCCTAA
- the topA gene encoding type I DNA topoisomerase, translated as MAAKKRTAYHNTSVSEQASAPLQADTASSQNGRAKGKRLVIVESPAKAKTINKYLGKDFTVFASVGHIKELPRKEIGINFEHHYEPRYEIIAGKEKIVREMKKLAKESSEVFIATDPDREGEAIAWHISNEIEDLHKPIHRVLFNEITPKAVREAIEHPKEIDYKLVRSQQARQAMDKIVGYKVSPFLWETVLRGLSAGRVQSVALRLVCEREAEIEAFEPKEYWSIVAEFLTERGEKIVAKLVKVDGKELEIPNETAAKALAAEIQQRLYRIREIRRRKLRRNPPAPFTTSLLQQAASNQLGFGSKKTMLLAQQLYEGIELGSEGAVGLITYMRTDSKRISKEAQAEAREFITQQFGHAFVPESPVEYKSAESAQDAHEAIRPTSVDRTPKAVEKFLTRDQYRLYELIWKRFLASQMSPAELEQTSVDISDSDERFLFRASGSVILFEGFLRLYGDAQELDYEERKSTKEDSESSEEKTILPKHIKEQDALQLGSLREQQHFTKPPARYTEASLVKELDNYGIGRPSTYATILSTLVERNYVEIRDRRLYPTELGKDVNKILIANFPELFNVEFTAKMEEDLDKVATGEDSYEGVLDRFYIPFEKALELRQASPILPQNDNAETCDVCGEGKMIVKWTKSGKFLGCSRYPKCRNVKPISVQKAAPLETGIKCPKCETGRMVVRQGKFGRFLACTNYPDCDSVLNLDKYGRVEPPKMPPLQTDVSCPKCGAPMYLRSSKRGLWLSCTRFPKCRGLRSLKELSEAEQARWTAAYKDHEAKFPPVELKMLDGTPLDFSMKIEDIIDSQAELAKAFDTES; from the coding sequence ATGGCTGCAAAGAAACGCACCGCTTATCATAATACTTCTGTGTCGGAGCAAGCATCTGCTCCTTTGCAGGCTGACACTGCCTCATCTCAGAATGGTCGCGCTAAAGGCAAGCGCCTTGTGATTGTCGAATCACCTGCAAAGGCAAAGACAATTAACAAGTATCTTGGCAAGGATTTCACTGTGTTTGCATCGGTGGGGCATATCAAAGAATTGCCGCGCAAAGAAATCGGTATCAACTTCGAGCATCACTACGAACCGCGCTACGAAATTATCGCTGGCAAAGAAAAAATCGTGCGCGAAATGAAAAAGCTGGCGAAAGAATCCAGCGAAGTCTTTATTGCCACTGACCCTGACCGAGAAGGCGAAGCGATTGCTTGGCATATCTCTAATGAAATCGAAGATTTGCACAAGCCTATTCACCGCGTGCTATTCAATGAAATTACGCCGAAAGCCGTCCGTGAGGCTATTGAACACCCCAAAGAGATTGACTATAAGCTGGTGCGCTCACAGCAAGCACGCCAAGCGATGGATAAAATCGTGGGCTACAAAGTCAGTCCCTTCCTTTGGGAGACAGTTCTGCGTGGGCTTTCTGCTGGACGCGTTCAATCCGTTGCCTTGCGTTTGGTTTGCGAGCGAGAAGCAGAAATTGAGGCCTTTGAGCCAAAGGAGTACTGGTCCATTGTCGCAGAGTTTCTCACGGAGCGCGGTGAAAAGATTGTCGCCAAGCTTGTCAAAGTCGACGGCAAAGAGCTTGAGATTCCAAATGAAACTGCGGCCAAAGCTCTTGCAGCTGAAATTCAGCAGCGGCTTTATCGGATTCGTGAAATTCGTCGGCGTAAACTCCGGCGCAATCCGCCTGCTCCATTTACCACTTCCCTTCTGCAGCAGGCTGCCTCGAATCAGCTTGGCTTTGGTTCAAAGAAGACGATGCTGCTTGCGCAGCAGCTCTACGAAGGCATTGAGCTTGGCTCAGAAGGCGCTGTGGGGCTGATTACCTATATGCGCACGGACTCCAAGCGCATTAGCAAAGAAGCACAAGCCGAAGCCCGTGAATTCATCACGCAGCAATTTGGTCATGCGTTTGTGCCTGAGTCGCCTGTCGAATACAAAAGCGCTGAATCGGCGCAAGATGCCCACGAGGCTATTCGTCCCACTTCCGTCGACCGCACGCCGAAGGCGGTTGAGAAATTCCTCACGCGCGACCAGTATCGGCTCTATGAGCTGATCTGGAAACGCTTTCTTGCTTCACAGATGTCACCGGCGGAGCTGGAACAAACCAGCGTTGATATCTCTGATTCTGATGAGCGATTTCTCTTTCGCGCTTCTGGCAGCGTCATTCTCTTTGAAGGTTTTCTTCGGCTCTACGGTGATGCCCAAGAACTGGACTACGAAGAGCGCAAATCGACCAAAGAGGATAGCGAGAGCAGTGAGGAAAAAACCATCTTGCCAAAACACATCAAGGAGCAAGATGCGCTCCAGCTAGGCTCCCTCAGAGAGCAGCAACACTTCACTAAGCCACCTGCTCGCTACACTGAAGCCAGTCTGGTCAAGGAACTGGACAACTACGGCATCGGTCGCCCCTCCACCTATGCGACGATTCTTTCCACGCTAGTTGAGCGCAACTATGTTGAAATTCGCGACAGGCGGCTTTACCCAACAGAACTTGGTAAAGATGTAAACAAAATTCTTATCGCCAACTTCCCCGAGCTATTCAATGTGGAATTTACAGCCAAGATGGAGGAGGACTTGGATAAGGTGGCCACAGGCGAAGACAGCTACGAAGGCGTGCTTGACCGCTTCTACATTCCGTTTGAAAAAGCTCTGGAGTTGCGTCAGGCATCCCCCATTTTGCCGCAAAACGACAATGCCGAAACATGCGATGTCTGCGGCGAAGGTAAAATGATTGTCAAGTGGACAAAGTCAGGCAAGTTTTTGGGCTGCTCTCGCTATCCGAAGTGTCGCAATGTGAAACCCATTAGCGTGCAGAAGGCAGCGCCGCTTGAAACAGGTATCAAGTGCCCAAAGTGCGAGACGGGGCGAATGGTCGTGCGGCAAGGCAAGTTTGGTCGCTTCTTAGCTTGCACCAATTATCCTGACTGCGACAGTGTCTTGAATTTGGATAAGTATGGCCGCGTGGAACCTCCTAAGATGCCACCCTTGCAAACTGACGTCTCCTGTCCAAAGTGTGGCGCCCCGATGTATCTGCGCAGTAGCAAGCGTGGCTTGTGGCTTAGTTGCACGCGCTTTCCGAAGTGCCGCGGTCTTCGCTCCCTAAAGGAACTCAGCGAAGCTGAACAAGCGAGGTGGACAGCAGCCTACAAAGACCACGAAGCAAAGTTTCCACCCGTTGAACTCAAAATGCTGGACGGCACACCGCTTGACTTCTCCATGAAGATAGAAGACATCATTGACTCACAAGCTGAACTTGCAAAAGCTTTCGACACAGAATCGTAG
- a CDS encoding bifunctional oligoribonuclease/PAP phosphatase NrnA, with protein sequence MRQIAKPDETILIEEPLWQSVVEMIDSATRIVVSTHENSDGDGLGSEVALVAALRMLGKNVTLINPTLVPRNYQFLPFMKEVWTFDEKNEQHIQCLQDADLFFLLDTNNIGRTRAMKPHVLELQQAGKVKIICIDHHLEPQEFADVMICRSSAAATGELMYELLREMEHYFQRSLLDKTAAIGLYTAIMTDTASFRLPKTTARIHRITAELLEAGVAPMEIYDHIYNTLTIGTLQLISQSIANLHLAEDGAVAYLFVTQATLQETGVGLSDTERLLEYLLGLPDTKIAVMFIEMPDGNTKISFRSRGELPVNQIAKSYGGGGHKNAAGCTAPFPLRQTIQKVLAQCANLLHTANHTGT encoded by the coding sequence ATGCGCCAGATAGCCAAGCCCGATGAGACAATCCTGATTGAAGAGCCGCTTTGGCAGTCTGTCGTTGAAATGATTGATTCGGCGACGCGAATCGTTGTCTCCACGCATGAGAATTCTGACGGAGATGGCTTGGGCAGTGAAGTGGCGCTGGTCGCTGCGCTGCGCATGCTCGGCAAAAACGTAACGCTGATCAACCCCACGCTTGTCCCCAGAAACTACCAGTTCTTGCCTTTTATGAAAGAGGTCTGGACCTTCGATGAAAAAAATGAGCAGCATATTCAATGCTTGCAGGACGCTGACCTCTTTTTCCTGCTCGACACCAACAACATTGGACGCACTCGCGCAATGAAACCGCACGTGTTGGAGCTGCAGCAAGCGGGCAAAGTCAAAATCATCTGCATTGACCATCACCTCGAGCCGCAAGAGTTCGCAGATGTGATGATCTGTCGCAGTTCGGCAGCGGCAACAGGCGAGCTGATGTATGAACTGCTGCGCGAAATGGAACACTACTTTCAGCGCTCACTCTTAGACAAAACTGCTGCCATCGGTCTCTACACCGCAATTATGACCGACACCGCCTCGTTTAGACTGCCGAAGACAACCGCGCGCATTCATCGAATTACGGCGGAATTGCTGGAAGCAGGCGTCGCCCCGATGGAAATTTATGACCACATTTACAACACACTAACCATTGGCACGCTGCAGCTCATTAGCCAAAGTATTGCAAACCTGCATTTGGCGGAAGATGGTGCAGTAGCCTACCTTTTCGTTACGCAAGCAACCCTGCAAGAGACAGGAGTCGGACTGTCTGACACAGAGCGATTGCTGGAGTATCTCTTGGGATTGCCCGACACAAAAATTGCCGTAATGTTTATTGAGATGCCAGACGGAAACACAAAAATTAGCTTTCGCTCCCGAGGCGAGCTACCTGTCAACCAAATTGCCAAAAGCTACGGCGGTGGCGGGCACAAAAATGCTGCAGGGTGCACAGCCCCATTTCCACTGAGGCAGACGATTCAGAAAGTCCTTGCACAATGTGCCAACCTACTTCACACTGCGAACCACACTGGCACATAG
- a CDS encoding HupE/UreJ family protein: MTTFFTFLRLGFEHISDLKGYDHILFVTALTAIYPLQAWKQLVWLVTAFTLGHSLTLALATLRLLEVPSELIEFLIPVTIVFTCTLNMLSSREEVITSRLWWRYSGAAFFGLIHGLGFSNFLRQILGAEESLFVPLLAFNIGLEVGQLFIVAVALTVSFLVVDTLNVSRREWNLALSGIISGIALTLVFERAEPLFSFLSYVPVWFAV, from the coding sequence ATGACAACCTTCTTTACCTTTCTTCGCTTGGGCTTTGAGCACATCTCCGACCTCAAGGGCTATGACCACATTTTGTTTGTGACGGCGCTTACCGCTATCTATCCCTTGCAAGCGTGGAAACAGCTTGTGTGGCTCGTAACCGCCTTCACATTAGGGCACAGCCTGACGCTGGCTTTGGCGACCTTACGGCTTCTTGAGGTACCCAGTGAGCTTATCGAGTTTCTCATTCCTGTTACGATTGTCTTCACCTGCACGCTGAATATGCTTTCTTCGCGTGAGGAAGTGATAACCTCACGTCTGTGGTGGCGATACAGCGGTGCGGCGTTTTTTGGGCTGATTCATGGGCTTGGCTTTTCGAACTTCCTGCGTCAGATACTCGGCGCTGAGGAAAGTCTCTTTGTGCCGCTTCTTGCCTTCAATATCGGCTTGGAAGTTGGGCAACTTTTTATTGTCGCTGTTGCGCTCACGGTGTCGTTTTTGGTCGTGGACACGCTCAATGTTTCTCGCCGAGAGTGGAACTTGGCACTTTCGGGCATTATTTCAGGCATTGCTCTAACGCTGGTCTTTGAGCGTGCTGAGCCGCTCTTTTCCTTTCTGAGCTATGTGCCAGTGTGGTTCGCAGTGTGA